In Rosa chinensis cultivar Old Blush chromosome 1, RchiOBHm-V2, whole genome shotgun sequence, a genomic segment contains:
- the LOC112170621 gene encoding protein FAR1-RELATED SEQUENCE 9-like produces the protein MELIEFVHHYEKTIEEMRLAELEDDYRSKNGAPRPKVWSKVLRSAAKVYTNKMFQLFESEFVGCMGVRLKKVSSLDKVHIYEAIEDGRQSVHKIEYNSTSLSISCSCKSFESLGILCRHALKVFDTNNITSLPTRYVLKRWTKEAKKGIVVSNDTGGGTSENSKSARVLHLSELMHEGNSVYDIASLTSSGTKIVKDLLTEAMKRLEKDKDTLVNSGLAGKLPFIGALYKLKAIANLR, from the exons ATGGAGCTCATTGAATTTGTTCATCACTATGAGAAAACGATAGAAGAGATGCGTTTAGCAGAGTTGGAAGATGACTACCGTAGCAAAAATGGTGCACCGCGTCCAAAAGTATGGAGTAAAGTGTTAAGAAGTGCAGCCAAGGTTTATACTAACAAAATGTTTCAGCTTTTTGAATCAGAATTTGTTGGCTGTATGGGAGTCAGACTAAAAAAAGTGTCCAGCCTAGATAAAGTTCATATATATGAAGCAATTGAAGATGGTCGTCAAAGTGTGCACAAGATTGAATATAACTCTACATCCTTGAGCATTTCTTGTTCTTGTAAGTCATTTGAGTCACTTGGAATCTTATGTCGTCATGCTTTGAAGGTGTTTGATACTAATAATATCACTAGTTTACCGACTCGGTATGTATTGAAGAGGTGGActaaagaagcaaagaaagggATTGTGGTGAGCAATGATACAGGTGGAGGAACAAGTGAGAATTCAAAGTCTGCTAGAGTGTTGCACCTTAGCGAATTGATGCATGAAGGAAATAGTGTGTATGACATAGCCTCACTAACTAGTTCAGGTACTAAAATTGTCAAGGATCTGTTAACAGAGGCAATGAAGCGCCTTGAAAAAGACAAGGACACCCT tgtgaatagtgGATTGGCAGGCAAATTGCCTTTCATTGGTGCATTGTATAAGCTGAAGGCAATTGCCAATTTGAGATGA